One window of the Zea mays cultivar B73 chromosome 3, Zm-B73-REFERENCE-NAM-5.0, whole genome shotgun sequence genome contains the following:
- the LOC100273948 gene encoding Protein SRC2-like: protein MAMAYRVLEVTLVSANDLKKVSLFSRTRIYAVASISGFDLRIPSHSTQADHSNGCNPCWNAVVHFPIPAAADTRGLALHVRLRAQRLYLGDRDIGEVFVPIDDLLAGADKGGDPRPVSYQVRRPHSGRAHGVLYFCYKFTEVPAVSCVSEPESKQVQYAKKYVQDSKNTTDKTMVPPTVYPPPQAMASAYPPQQYCSPYAAYPRQPYGYPAPPPYGYNAASPQPAMYNYAAQPVAAPARHGGGMGMGLGLGLLGGAVGGMMLGEAIGDYETDAAYDAGFNDALAF, encoded by the coding sequence ATGGCGATGGCGTACCGTGTCCTGGAGGTCACCCTGGTGTCGGCAAATGACCTCAAGAAAGTGTCGCTCTTCTCCCGGACTCGCATCTACGCCGTGGCTTCCATCTCCGGATTCGACCTCCGCATCCCTTCCCACAGCACCCAAGCAGACCACAGCAACGGCTGCAACCCCTGCTGGAACGCCGTGGTACACTTCCCCATCCCGGCTGCCGCTGACACCCGCGGCCTCGCACTCCACGTGAGGCTCCGCGCCCAGCGTCTATACCTGGGCGATCGCGACATCGGCGAGGTGTTTGTGCCCATCGACGACCTCCTGGCCGGCGCCGACAAGGGTGGCGATCCGAGGCCCGTGAGCTACCAGGTGCGCAGGCCGCACTCTGGCCGCGCCCACGGCGTCCTCTACTTCTGCTATAAGTTCACCGAGGTCCCCGCCGTCTCTTGTGTCTCGGAACCGGAAAGCAAACAAGTCCAGTACGCCAAGAAGTACGTGCAGGACTCCAAGAACACGACGGACAAGACTATGGTGCCGCCCACCGTGTACCCACCGCCGCAGGCCATGGCGTCCGCATACCCGCCGCAACAATATTGTTCGCCGTACGCGGCGTACCCGCGGCAGCCTTACGGGTACCCTGCTCCGCCACCGTACGGGTACAATGCTGCTTCCCCACAACCGGCGATGTACAACTACGCAGCACAGCCGGTAGCTGCACCGGCGAGGCATGGCGGAGGTATGGGGATGGGGCTCGGCCTAGGGCTCCTAGGCGGTGCGGTCGGGGGGATGATGCTCGGAGAGGCGATCGGTGACTATGAGACCGACGCCGCTTATGATGCCGGGTTCAACGATGCATTGGCATTTTAG